DNA sequence from the Coffea eugenioides isolate CCC68of chromosome 9, Ceug_1.0, whole genome shotgun sequence genome:
TGCAAAGGTTCTCAATGTACTCCTCTTCCATTTTTAATAACACGCTCCAATCTTCTTCCCTCAGCAATTCTGCATTTGTTTGATTCTCGCCTTTCTTGTACTCCAGGGGACAATCTAGAAGGATGATACGAGGATTTACAATCTTTCTTCTCATTTTGCCAGGGGCAACCACATCCTTGTTAAACATAACTCCCTTAAGGACCTGTGAATCTTCCAGTTGCCCACCCGGAACCTTCTCAACCTTGACATATTTCTTAATATCCACTTCACGGATGCCTTGTCCAACTTCCACTCCCACAGTTGTTGTAGCATCAATTGCTAAATCCTAGAAGACAATCAGAGATATCAAATGATTCCAAGATAAATATTCAACGCATGGCAATAAAAATTTATACAGAAGTCTAAAAGTCATTCAGAAAATTGATTAATCAACATTGAGCCTTCAGGAATTCCAATTTAAGAATAGATATTAACAGTTATATTATGCACAAAAAATATACTTCTTCAAAGCCATGATCAAATAAGTTATGACAGTCCAAGGATAAGGTCTTAGTAGCTGATTGGAGGTAAAGAGTACCCCAGTTTTACCTGATATTAACCAACATAGGAGGTAAAGAAGCACAATCAGTCACATGAGGAATCAATTAAAAGGCTAAACTTGATAGGATTATCATGCTACAGGGAGTAAAACCCGTTCCATAGAAGGAGATTCATTTTTCTGAAGACAGGTGTTACTGAAGTACAGAAATAACTGCTAGTAATCATAAAACAAACATTTACAAATACAAACTTATCAGtaagaaaatgtaaaatttgtcATTCAAAGGATAAATTTCACCATTCCCAATTTAAGAAACaattagagagagagagagagcaggaTATATGTTGCTTACTGCAATAAGATTCCCAAATTGACTAGTAAATTTTGTGCCAATACAGCTCTTTACAAGGCCTAACATTGTTGCACCTGCCAAAACAATACAATGTATTTATTTGTGAGAAGCCAAAAAAATTCTGAACAGTTAATATATGCGAATGGGAAGAAAATTAAAACCAATTTCAAAAGGCACATTTTCAAGCAATTTTTTCTATcttcaagtacaaaattaatCTAAAATTGTTATTTCCTATGTGTACCAGGGATAGGAGGGaattttagaaataaataaaCCAACACCAACAAAGGAGGGAGAAGAGATGGACCAACAACAATATTCATTCAACAAAATAAGGAGAAAACAGGAGGCAAGGTCTAGGAAAAACACTACCATGCACAACATATGCTAACTGGTCTATCAGCGAAACATAATTAGCAAAACAGCCAGGTGAAAAATATTATGGTTCAGAGACTAACATGCTAAATGAATAGAATAGCAGCAAGCACCATTTTTATAAGGCAACTAGCCGTATAAGACTACAAGGCCAAATGGCCATCATCGCACTGCAAACTATACTGCCTAAAAGTGAAAAAGTAAACTGCTATAAAATTTTTGGAACTTCTGAAGAAAGTAAAAAAGGAACTTACGATCCTTAACGTCAACAGTCATAGCTATCTTTTCCAGCACAGCTATGGCATCTTCTAGAGCTTTGTTGTAAGCTACAGTAACAAGTACCAAGCATTCATCAGAAACAGAGTTTTGCCCCAATAATGAAATGATAAGCAcaaaatgtaaaaaaatgcTACCTCGGCAAATTACTGTTGGATGATAGTGGTTGTCAATGAAGGCTTCAGCAACATGAAGCATCTCACCAGCTTAAAAAAGTTTTCAAGATGGTAAATAAGAGGAATTAGTCAAGTCATCTAACATATTAACTAAACCATACAAGTTGCCTTCCTGACAAGCTCTAGCAATATAAATAAGATAGAATAACACCATCATGTAAGATATCAGTCATACACACATAAGGTGATAGAGAAAAAAGATTGCACCCGATATCAAGCAAAACTAGTTAAACCatgtttctacttcaaaatcTACTCAAATTGTCCAAATGCAGAACATAGGATGCTTTAGCAATTACTAATTGCTTTTTAGCAACCAATAGCACAACTTGGGCAAAAGAAGCCACCATATAGCAAAGAGACAGGAAAAAAGAATACAAATcctcctaattttttttttagaaactcCTCTTGCATTTAAGAAGCTCTAAATAGGACcataaataagataaaaaaCTTACCAAGTACAATAACAGACGTAGTTCCATCTCCAACCTCCTCATCTTGAGTGCGACTTAGTTCAATCATGGACTGCAGCACCCcaacaaataacaaaattacaaaaagATACCTAATCACCACAAGAACCACAATCACAGGCAAAAATGGAGAGAGTTTATGTACCTTTGCAGCTGGGTGTGCAAGATCTAACTCACGAAGAATAGCATTTCCATCATTGGTCACTACAATACCTGTATGAatccattaaaaaaaatgtaaacaaGGATCTCACCAAACACAGATGGTCAAAGAGTGTTTGAGAGAGTTTAAAATGGGAAAATTTAGATTGCAAAAATGTGAAAAAGTCCTGCATTCCACTCAAAAgatgagaagagaaaaaagcTCTCATTTCATTACAAAAGCATATTTTCAAATTGCTTCCCACCCATGTGCCCattaaaaaagaaagggaagggATAAAATTTCTCTAGATTGAGACAAAGAAAGGCAGTCAGCTTAATCTGTGACTTATTAGAGGATGACCCCAATCAATATCTACAAATAAAAATTATCTCTCCATCCCACCCTCAACTCTAGATTTGAGTGGCAGAAATGATGTCAAAGATGAAAAGGCAAATGTTTTCACATATATCAATTAGCTGTTAATAATGCACAAGCAGAACTATTACCTCCAGCTGCGTCAAGAAGCATCTTCAACATAGATCGAGGACCCAAAGTGGTGCGAATAATGTCTGCAACAGCCTGGGAGTATAGATGAACAATGCAATTAAGACAAGTATGCCAACCTTCAGTACATAGAATTTTGTATCCACAGAAAGAAATGTAGAAATGGTTGAATGGGACCAATAGCTTAACTGCATGTCAACCAACAGAAAAAGTTCCATACCATAACTATGACATCCAGTGAACATACAACTACAAGTGAATAGTTTTTTCAAATCTTTTTGATATTTCAATAGTATATCTTTAAGACCTCAAATCATCACTTCCAAAAATATCCAAACACAGCCTTAGTCAACCACATTCAGGGCTGTGTCTAACCACCTTAACTTTCAAAACTTCGAATGACAAAAGCAGAGTAAACACAAAAAACATTTTCAAATACCCATTCCGAACAACATCCAAATTCACCTATTCACCATAATCCAAAAAATCTCTTCTTGATGCCACTATGCTGACCAAATCTAAGTTTTCAATTGACTCTTAATATCAACAAAGTTTCTTTTCAGTTCCCCCAACAAATTTAGTTACCTCACCACGTATACAAAGGCATTCGAATAATAAAGGCAACAACTATTTCAATCAACGCCAATCAATGTATGACTCTACTAAAACAAATTCCTttcacaaaaaataataaagaattaTTTGTCTGtctaaaaaaaatccaaatgcAATCACTTCATACCTTAGATGCTTGGATGTTAGCATAGTGCACCTTATTTCCGGACTCTCGTTTCAAAGTATCCTCTGCTCAATCACAAACAAACAATTTATTAAGAACCaagattgaaaacaaaaaaaaaataatttaaaaagaTTACACAACCCAAAAATCAACAAATACAACCATCCTCCAAACTACGCCGCACAGCTCCAATCAAGCTAGTGAAAAGTACAATCTATCAAAGTCAATGTACTACGCAAAAAACACTGAACAATTGCAgaaacattccctcaacctcTAGGGCACAGCCACATTATTTCATCACATCTAAAATttcaggaaaataaataaataaataaataaataaaacaaaactaaGTATGCAAATGCATTTCTTCACCCTCCAACCCAAACTGACTTCACCTCAACATCGTATACTACCAAAGATCAAAACTTGTTACTCATAAATCGTAAAATCTAGGGGGCTAAGACAGAAAAAGAAGAACTCATAAGGCTGCAAAATAAggaattaaaaactaaaaatgaagtAAAATTGCTTACTGAGGACTAAAACTGGGGCGTGCATTTTTCTGATTCAATCGACAGAGAAATAGAAAGGATTTGCTGTGTGAGAATGAGGGAAGTTTTTGGAGGGCTCTACTGCTTTTTTACGATTTGGGCGAGACAAGTGTCTATGAGTAATTTGAATCGCGCTGGTGGAATGGAAAACCCTGGAAGGTTTTGGGCATTTTTGACGTTGTCACTGGGCCGTCACATTTTATTGCGAATGTCCAATTGTTTCATGCCACGTCGCAGTAGGGGGTCCCATTAATTTCGCAACACCCTTACTAAAAAGTTATAGAAAAAGGGCGTGTAAGCGAGGGATTTGAGTCAGcttatactatatatatatatatatcaatttTCTATTCTTCTCACCCTCTTTTTGTTATGGCGGCTAATTAAATATGTGGGTGTTTCTTTTATAGTAATAGGTAATAGAGCATTAAAattacaaacaaaaaaaagaaatttaaaaaagatATCTGTCAAATGCAATTGAACATTACGaaatcaaaaaaatcagaataaattatttatttttttggagttAAATGATTAACACCTAATGAAAATCTTCATCGAGCACGTGACTGTCCATCTCATTGGAAGAGATTTATTTATCTGACTCTAATCGAAGAGATTGTAAGATGGTATTTGTAATTTACTCAATATTGTATCCATAAATGATACAGAATTGATAAATGCAAAAATAGGCGACGGTTTATAACACTCTTAAATGTATAAATTCATTATATTCCATTTTCACTATTTCCttattttgattcttttaaccttttttgTTTTCACTGCATGTATGTGTTAAAAGCgtctttaattttttattactttattATTCCAATATTGGTTAAGTTATCTCTTTATTTCATCTTTTTTCCATATTATCCATAATCCAATGACGGCTTTCCCATATTAGAGCTATATGTCACATTTTTACATACAATCTCATCCATCATTTTTCTTAGGCCTTTCATTtctttaaattaaaattttatcataAAATgtggattaattttttatatactgTCAATGTATATACAATCATGTCTAGATCATAATTTGAGTTTTAatctgaaattcaaattttacatatataaCATGCATTTGGGTCCACTAGTGTATATACTGACAATATATAAAAGATTGATCTATAAAATATATGAGCCCCGACTAAATATTTTAAGATGTCCAATTAAGTTTTCTAAAGCTTGTTGGATGTCATTTTACATACACAACCGTATAATAATATGTTAAGCTTGTTTAGGCATGGATTAAAAAGACATTATGTAATAATATTTGGTAATGTTTTTTGTCAATAGGAAAATTGTAGGAAAGTGGTGTAAAAGTAGTTGCTATCTTCTTTATGTATCCTCATTTTACCAGTAAATTAGAAAAATATCCTACATTTCCTCTACATATTAATGCATAAAGCAATGGATGATTTAGCATGAATTAGATAATGAAAATAATATATTTGAAACGTATAGATAACATAATACACCAAGAACAAGAAATCTTAAGTTTACATAGAAATCGTCACTAGTTACTTAATTAGTAATAtgtttaaataaatttttgttgcaaataATAGTGTCATAGTGTACCCCTTGCTAAAATAAACTAATCCAATAGAAATTACTATTACAATAAACTaatattcctttttatttcacattttTTTAGTAAAGACAATTCATAATGATAGCTATTTGTGAAGGTAGGGTAGTAATGTGGAAGTGTATAATAGTTGATCTAGTACACATAACTTTTCCTTTCTTAATATCGCATGCCCTAACCAGCAAACAATATGTTCATATATAGGATTCAAACATTAAATCTAAATTTTCAATATAGATATATGGTAAACAACCACCATCAAATGAAATTTAAGAAGACAATATATAATTGGAAAtaatttttacaaaataatCAACATAATTATAAAATCTAGAATTTGAAATTGCAATATAAGAGATATGTCTTCAAGTCAATAATCTAGCTTTAATACTCAACACATGAGCAAAGTTAATAGAACTCAAATGCAATACTTGCTTCGTTGTGCTCTCTCTTTAAGTAATCttcctttcttgtttctttgcaccattttttccaattggcagtatatcttttccttttctttgtttagACTTTGAATTGATGGTGCACTTTGCATATATTTTCTTGGAATAATTCTTTTGCTTTCTGCATCATGTTCAAAGGAAACATAAATATAAGTGCCTTTAACATTACAATATAATTTAGAGTTTAGAActtaaaattaacaaaatttcaatGATAAGCACGTTATATTGACACTATTAAGAGATGTTCTATAAATTTGGGAATAGAAATATACTTAGTAAAACTTAAAGCACTTAAAAATGATTATCTAATATAACATGCCAAATTTATTGCATGGTTTTTCTTAACACTTGATTTCATGTATATGGTAGAATAGAGGTAAATCTACTGAACCACATGTTCTTTAAATTTGTATGAGGTAATAGTTTTACTAATGGAACTATAGTGTTACACTATTTTATCGAAGTTCTTTTTATATTAAAGGCATtgaacaaaattcattttcactcaaacaagAAAAATACGAGTATATGACATATAGTGTTGAATGTATCTACTTGATTTCTTCATACATGA
Encoded proteins:
- the LOC113783545 gene encoding T-complex protein 1 subunit gamma translates to MHAPVLVLKDTLKRESGNKVHYANIQASKAVADIIRTTLGPRSMLKMLLDAAGGIVVTNDGNAILRELDLAHPAAKSMIELSRTQDEEVGDGTTSVIVLAGEMLHVAEAFIDNHYHPTVICRAYNKALEDAIAVLEKIAMTVDVKDRATMLGLVKSCIGTKFTSQFGNLIADLAIDATTTVGVEVGQGIREVDIKKYVKVEKVPGGQLEDSQVLKGVMFNKDVVAPGKMRRKIVNPRIILLDCPLEYKKGENQTNAELLREEDWSVLLKMEEEYIENLCMQILKFKPDLVITEKGLSDLTCHYLSKAGVSAIRRLRKTDNNRIAKACGAVIVNRPDELQESDVGTGAGLFEVRKIGDEFFAFIVDCKDPKACTVLLRGASKDLLNEVERNLQDAMSVARNIVKNPKLVPGGGATELTVSAILKQKSSSVEGIEKWPYEAAAIAFEAIPRTLAQNCGVNVIRTMTSLRGTHANGENAWIGIDGNTGAIADMKERKIWDSYTVKVQAFKTAIEAACMLLRIDDIVSGIKKKQAPGAGASSKPKVEEEGEAENEALIPE